The sequence below is a genomic window from Hydractinia symbiolongicarpus strain clone_291-10 chromosome 10, HSymV2.1, whole genome shotgun sequence.
GAGATGAGGGACATCGGATATAAAAAAGATCTTTCTGTCCAATGATAATAAGTTGTTGGTCCAATATGTGTTACCAATATCAGGTGTCACcataattttgtaaaacttcCTATTGGGAGAAGCACCATCTGAAATAAATGCTCGAACATAAAAACCAATTGCCTCCAATACATATGTCGCCTCCCATACACATGGATAGAGCTGATCAGAGGTAAATCCCAATGATGCGAAATATCCAAAAGGATACACCAGAGATGAAACAATTCCTCGAACCATAAACACTATCACATAGGAAGCAAAGTGACGATCATTCTCTGATGATCCCTCAGCACGTTTTTGAAATTCAACTAACTCATCGTTAATATCCCCCATATCAGTGAAACCAACCAATTGTCCAGTTGACTGTCTGAACACCAAGTCAGCTTTTATTTTCATCTCATCATAAATAAGCGAAACGTTTTTTTGGTGATCATCCAGAGTTGCAATTTTACTATCCACTATTAATCTTTCAATGACATCTGGATTGAATCCACACATTGGATCAGTGaagtttatgtattttttaagtgTGTCAATATGTgggagttttaaaaaattcaaattcggATTTCGCAAATGTTTATATGCTGCTGGTGAATGGTGGTATAAACTGAGGCACCACCTAATAATTAGTGGGTGCCATCTCATGCCATTAGGTGAACTTTTGGAAGCCATTTCTTTTTGTTGCTCCCATAACAACCACTGGGGACTGCCTTCGGGTATTTCAGGACATGTTTCCTCAttgcaaacaatattttttataaattcgtGTTGCTCATCATCAACATGGATGCATTCTTTCtcagtaatttttcttacccaaGATGATAATTGGGCAACTTTCTTTATTGCTCTCTGTTTTTCTCCCTGAGTATTGCGATATCTTTCCTCTAGTTCTTCTCTGGAAAGATATCGAATGTTTGTATGTGAGGAATCAAGCACAGAATCATCACTTTTccgtctacttctaacttttttaactgttggttTAAAAGAATTGCACATACTACATACAGATGAAGGTTTTTCAGCTAAAAAATGACAGTTGGTATGgcgtattgttttaaaattgtcttcatCAAATCTGACCATTTTATCGTCTTCAACAAAAGCTACTGGAAATGTTCCACTCTGATTCATGAATGGCTGTTCGAAATTACATCTCGACTTGATTACATCTTCATAACCTTGTAACCCCGTGCAAACACTGACTGACTTCCAGAATGACGAGAAAGTTGAAATatcatcatttttcaaaacacatGGCAGAGTTTTTGTTAGTTGTATTGTTTCTTTCTCCATAGGTTTCCCATATATGGAGAAATCCCAACCATTGCTGTTGTCTATACGTATTGTAAGCAAATggtttaattctttttcattttgacAAAGGGTATAGACACGTTTATAGTTATCCGATTTATCACATATACTAAAACCAACTTTCTTCATACTCACATCTAATTCCAGTATTTTTAAGCTGTCTTTTCTGTTTACAGCATAATTCATGCACACACAATTTTCATCCACATGAGGGTAAAATGATGCAGCAgtaccaattattttttttgacgttTTCATCTCATCTAATTTTCTTCTACATCCATTACAAGTAAATTTAGGAAATACACAAGGATCTTCTTGTTCACAATTTATTCCATATATAGATTGAAACACTTCACTGTAAATATCACAAGATTTAAAATTAACGTAATGTTTacttttcacaattttcttccCACACAATCTACATAGCTTTTGAATATACTCTGAATGTGAAGCAGACATGTTGACACAGCAAAATTCAAATATgaatactttatttttcaaaaaaacttcataaaaaacCCACAAAGGTGTcaagggaattaaaaaaaaatgtgaaccaCTTGCCAGCTGGTTATGTAAcacctaataaaaaaacaattataaactcaattcaatatatattcaaaacaTACAGCTGGTGTGAGAGAAAGAAAGAATATACATAAACAGAAAATCTACTCCCACtggggaaaaaagaaaaaaagttgcttAAAACTTTTACCTAAATATACATAATTAGaactaataattattttcttttgttccatGACAATGGAAAACATCACCGAGTGCTGCGACGTGCTGCGACACCCTACCGAGAATTCGTCTACTTCgagagtaaaaaaaacaattttataaataaccataaataataaatatttttattttcctgtgcAGAAAACAATGTGGAGCCAACCTAGTAGAGCATATtgcatacaatttttttcttaacctaGCCCGCACTTTACTTTCCAGTAAACTCTACTTCTTCTACGTATTTATTGTTTTtcgtttatattaatttttttttagcatttgaagttgtttcttatataataaaatccagccttaccttaatatggtcaagccgtaccttattttagctagccgtacctaacttaatttcgtttttattgaacgtttttagcatttgaagttgtttcttatatgataggtcccagccgtaccttaatattgtccggccgtaccttattttggttagccgtacctaacttaattttgtttttattgaacgtttttagcttttgaagttgtttcttatatgataggacccagccgtaccttaatatggtccagccgtaccttattttggctagccgtacctaacataatttcgtttttattaaacatttgtagcatttgaagttgtttcttatatgataagacccagccgtaccttaatattatctagccgtaccttattttggcaaCCGTATTTAAATTTAGCCAGCTGTAGTCACTTTTAGCGCTAGCTCTAATATTGTCCGCAGCGTAATAATGTTCAATCTTACTTTACTAATGTTTTTCAtacattcaattttaaaaatctcttttgtatttgtattaaaatcattttataaaaattataatacatgTAAGATATATTATTATCGGTATTTCATCATTGAGGACTCCCTGGGGGTTACTGGGGCTCGACGATGGAGTGCTCCATTTTGCATCATTTTTATCGGCATAGATATTCACCTAAAAGACGAAATAAAAGTTAGACAATTTAACTTTGATATACATTAACTACTAATTTTAAGCTTAGAAGCAAGTGGTCTTACACAGAGCTGCTAATTACGAATTTTCTTAAGTACGGCTAAGGTACGGCTAAGGTGcggctgttaggtacggctagctttaccaaggaggtttaaaaagaaGGAGAGAGAACTCTTTTATTTCTATTGAAATCATCCGTGTCTCATGTTTACTTTTCTCTATTGTTCTTACATCGAATTctgtcaatcaaaatttgaaatctcgcgcttaaattaataaattagccGTTGTCTTTTGTTActatttgcataaattatgagccCGCGGCTATTTTTCTCTCAGCGGTAAATGCTTGTTAGTTGATAAATTTGTCGTTTTTACATATCATAAACAAGCAAGAAGCGAAATGGCAGGCGAAgacgttaaaaatataatagaatTGGATGATGACTTTTTTGTGACGGAAGAAATGTTGTCAGATTTTACTGTTTACGAAAGTTGTGAGGTGGAAGTATCGTTTGTGGAAGATCTGttggaagaagaaaatgaagTAGATGCTGGATATTTGGGTATTCCTCAAATAGTATTCGTTGATGAAGAAGATGTGGACATGGTGGTTGATAACAACAGTACCAAAAATGTGAAGTTTGTGTGCAGCAAGTGcaaaaaacagtattttaaaGAAGCTTACTACAAGAAACATACTCTGATATGTAAAAAGCCAACAGGTAATGCTTCAGTTTAATAAAgtcatgttttctttaaaacaccattagctagctagctataatgttttgttttttgactcTGCATGTAGATTTCATAGAAAAGCTATTGTATTATCATCATTTGAtatgctttttgttgttgttgtcttgtTTTGTTATCACAACTGTGTTCTGATGTCAACTCTGTATTCCAATAATAGATCCAGAAACAACAACAGTGGCAAGAAAAACTCTTGATGactcaaaaaataaatcaactacAACAATTTCCACAAAACAAGTTAAATCAAAATCGAATCGTAAGTATTCATTCATGAACTCTGAGAacataaggaatttttttttgctatatatAGAGCAAAATATTGTGAACTGGTggtataaacctttttttttgcacCCTTTTAGAATCTTTATCCATCACCGATCATGAGCTGCagcaagaaaaaatgaattttgttcGTGATGCTatggttaaaatttcaaaagaccCAATCAATAACATTGTTGTGAAAGGATTCAAAACACCTGGAAATCGTGTCAAAGAATTAGCCAACTCAATTTTGAATGCTGGGAGTGATGTTTTGGACATTATTTCTGAAAATGTAGTGT
It includes:
- the LOC130613055 gene encoding uncharacterized protein LOC130613055, whose amino-acid sequence is MSASHSEYIQKLCRLCGKKIVKSKHYVNFKSCDIYSEVFQSIYGINCEQEDPCVFPKFTCNGCRRKLDEMKTSKKIIGTAASFYPHVDENCVCMNYAVNRKDSLKILELDVSMKKVGFSICDKSDNYKRVYTLCQNEKELNHLLTIRIDNSNGWDFSIYGKPMEKETIQLTKTLPCVLKNDDISTFSSFWKSVSVCTGLQGYEDVIKSRCNFEQPFMNQSGTFPVAFVEDDKMVRFDEDNFKTIRHTNCHFLAEKPSSVCSMCNSFKPTVKKVRSRRKSDDSVLDSSHTNIRYLSREELEERYRNTQGEKQRAIKKVAQLSSWVRKITEKECIHVDDEQHEFIKNIVCNEETCPEIPEGSPQWLLWEQQKEMASKSSPNGMRWHPLIIRWCLSLYHHSPAAYKHLRNPNLNFLKLPHIDTLKKYINFTDPMCGFNPDVIERLIVDSKIATLDDHQKNVSLIYDEMKIKADLVFRQSTGQLVGFTDMGDINDELVEFQKRAEGSSENDRHFASYVIVFMVRGIVSSLVYPFGYFASLGFTSDQLYPCVWEATYVLEAIGFYVRAFISDGASPNRKFYKIMVTPDIGNTYWTNNLLSLDRKIFFISDVPHLIKTTRNCFENSHGNNNTRNLFLDHMDISWNHLVNVYEWDLNLHGAAPGLRKLYKLKEDHIKLTPRLRMQVKLATQVLSKTTADALEVQGLHYTKSTIKFVRMFDQVFDCLNVSSINQDRGGKIALAAYRDVNDWRFEFLEKEFLEHYLGRWEEQANDTPNLSQDEKNKLLLSKQTINGWKITVKSFVELTKLLLQSPNVKMILSEKFSQDPLEEHFARQRRSGGTCDNPTLYQFGQQELSLLVMKSELIRDLRGNTRRGNQNQIHLDVNDMRKLPQKRKR